CCGGGGCAGTTCTTCCGCTGGCGGTTCCTCGGCGAGGGCCTGGGCTGGGCGTCGACGCCGTACTCCCTGTCGGCGCCGCCGCGCCCGGACCGGATGCGCATCACGGTGAAGGCGCTCGGCGACCACAGTGCGGCCGTGCCCCTGCTCCGGCCGGGCACCCGGGTGTGGGCGGAGGGCCCGTACGGCGCGCTCACCGCGGACCGGGCGACCGCCCGGCGGTCCCTGCTGATCGCGGCCGGAGTCGGTGTCACCCCGCTGCGGGCGCTGTTCGAGACGCTGCCCGGCGAGGTCACCCTGCTGTACCGGGCGCGCGCCGCCGAGGACCTGGCGCTGGGCGGCGAGCTGGAGGCGATCGCCCGCTGGCGCGGCGGCCGGGTGCTGTACGCGCTGAACGGGCCGCGGGGCGAGCGCCCGGATCTGACGGCAGGCTCCCTGCGGGCCACCTTCCCCCGGCTGGCCGCCCACGACGTCTACATATGCGGGCCGCACGGTTTCGCGCGGGACGTGTACGAGGCGCTGCGGGCCGCCGGCGTCCCCGACCGTCGTATCCACCACGAGTCGTTCGAGCTGTGAGGGCGCAGAAGTGCACGCGTTGAGGAAGAACCGACCGCTCCGCCGGATCGTGCTGGCCAGTGCCGCCACCGTCTCCGGGATGGTGCTGCTGCTGTCGCTGAAGCCGCACACGAGCCCCGGGCTCGCCGTGGGCTCCGCCGCCGCGGTCCCGCGCGCGAGCGCGCCGGCCGCGTCCGGCGGCTCGTCAGGGAGTTCGTCCGGGAGTTCGTCCGGCTCATCCGGCGACTCCGCCGGCGGCTCCGGGAGCAGCGGCTCCGGCGTCTCGAAGTCCGTCACCGGGAACACCGTCCAGACCCGCTGGGGGCCGGTCCAGGTGCGGGTGACGATCAGGAGCGGCAGGCTCACCGAGGTGACAGCGGTCCAGTACCCGCAGGACAACCCGCGCGACCAGGAGATCAACGGCTACGCGCTGCCCCGGCTGCGCCGCGAGGCGCTGGCCGCGCAGAGCGCCGACATCGACATGGTCTCGGGCGCCACGTACACCAGCACCGGGTACAAGCAGTCGCTGCAGTCCGCGCTCGACTCCGCGACCGGCTGAACACACCGCGCACGCGACACGTATCTGAGGGCCGACGGTCAAGTCCCCCCGGAGGAACCGTGACCACCACGCTCGCAGGCGGACGTGCCGCCCGCCGCCAGACGATGCGCCGCATCCGCCCGCGCCGTTCCCCGGCCGTACCGCTGCTGCTCGCGGTGTGGGCGGGCGCGGCGGCCGTGCTGTGGCTCTGGTGGCACAACACCCCCTCGATCGCCGACGACAACGGCCGGATCCTGAACGCGGGCCGGATCACCGGCCTGCTGGCCGGCTACCTGATGGCGCTGGTCGTGCTGCAGATGGCGCGGGTGCCCGCGCTGGAACGGCGCGTCGGCTCCGACCGGGTGGCCCGCTGGCACGCGATGAGCGGCCGGTACACGCTCTGCCTGGTCGCCGCGCACGTCTTCCTCACCATGTGGGGGTACGCGCTCCAGGCGGGCAAGTCGCTCGGCGACATCGTCCAGCAGACCGTCGACTCCGTCGAGCAGCTGCCGGACATGGGCAAGGCCGCGATCGGCACCGGCCTGTTCGTGCTCATCGGGCTGAGCTCGATCGGCGCCGTCCGCCGCCGGCTGCCC
Above is a genomic segment from Streptomyces collinus Tu 365 containing:
- a CDS encoding FMN-binding protein is translated as MHALRKNRPLRRIVLASAATVSGMVLLLSLKPHTSPGLAVGSAAAVPRASAPAASGGSSGSSSGSSSGSSGDSAGGSGSSGSGVSKSVTGNTVQTRWGPVQVRVTIRSGRLTEVTAVQYPQDNPRDQEINGYALPRLRREALAAQSADIDMVSGATYTSTGYKQSLQSALDSATG